From the Hyalangium ruber genome, the window ATGACCTGTCCCCAGCAGCCCCGGCTCTACAGCTCGGTGCATCCGGAACACCTCGCTCCTCCTCCACGGTTCGCTCTCTCCTCTACTCTGCATGGAGGCGACCGCTACCTACACCTTGAAAGGGGTGGGGCTTAGGGCTGCTCCGAGGCTGGCTGGCGTTGAGGGACGAGTACCGCGACGTAGCAGCGGTCTTGGTAGTCGAACATCCCCTGCCCGCAGGGCGGGCGCTCTCCCTCGATCGGCCCTGCCCAGCACCCATCGTTGAGGGTGACCAATCCGGGACCGCATGGCGGTCGACGCTGGCCAGGCAATGGCTTCTTCGGCATCGGCAGGCCGATGGCGTAAGTGGGTACTCCCGCATTCGGGAGTGCTGCCGTCGACGCATGGATTTCCTCCACCCCTGCGTCCGCGAGGCCTGTCATGCGCTCGTCAGACATGTCTGCCCTCGGCGGCGCTTCTTCCTCGGCACGCTCCCGCTTTCTCGGAGCGGTACCCAGCGTCCACACGGCGAGCGTCAGTGCGGCCCCGAGTGCGGAGCTGCCGACCCAGGCGAGCCAGGCAGGCAGCGCGTGTCGCGACCGTGGGCCGGGCCGAGCCGTCTTCTGGGTCTCCCTCATGCAGGGGCGTTCCATGAGACGTGCTGCCCCAGCGCTGGCGGCGGCTCTCTCCAGAGCCAGGGCCAGTTCGACCGCCGTGCCGCGCTTCCCGCTGTCCTCCGAGAGCATCTGGAGAATGAGCCGCTCAAGCTCCACAGTCACCGTGGCCACCTCTCCCGGTGGGAGAAAGCGCGGGGGCTCGGCCGAGGAGGTGTCCGGATCGGTGATGGGGCCCGGGTAGCGCCCCGTTACCAAGCGGTAGGCCATCACCCCCAGCGCGTACAGGTCATCGGCCGGCTGGGAAAGGTAGTGCGCCTCGGGAGTGCGGCGAAACTGGCGCCGAAAGCGAAGCAGTTCGGGACTGCGGTAGGCCTCGGTTCCCGGGGGAATCACGGTATCGGTGAGAGGGCGTGCCCCCACATGCCAGGCGGCGCCCAGGTCCACCAGCACGGCGGTGCCATCGGCCTGCACCAGCACGTTGTCGCCCTTGACGTCTCGATGCACGCCTTCGAGGCGGTGAAGCTCCGCCAGCGCGTGCGCCACATGGGCCAGGGCCCGTGCCGCCGAAGCGTTGGTGAAGCTTCGCACCTTCGGCACTGCGTATAGCGGCAGGCCCTCTACCCACTGCATGACGAGGTAGGGGTAGCTCTGCCCATCCGGCGAGAGCCACTCCCCCTTGTCCAACAGCCGGGGCAGGTGCGGCGAGCGAGCGGCGTCCAGCAGCTTCGCCTCCCGCTCGAAGCGCGCGTCCATCGGTTCGCGTGCAAGCTTCAGCGCAGCCACGGTGCATGGCTCAGCGGTGAGTTGTGCTTTGAAGACAACGCCAAAGCCCCCACGGCCGGCACGATCGATCAGCTTCCAGCGACCAAGCACTTCGCCGAGGTGAGGGGAGCGAGGGCCAGCGGGTATTGTCATGGAGGCGTCCAAGCAGGTGGGCTGCCCGGCACCCTACCTCGCATGAGGGTACACCCGCCACCTACTCGTTACGTCCCATCACGGGGTGCCGTAGATTCCTCTGTGGAGGAAGCTTCGGCGGGTGCGGGCTGGGTACCGGCCGTCTCGGGCTCCCAGCGGATCGCGTCCCCTCGGCACTCATACGAGGTCCAACACTCCATCCGCACGCCGCCCTCTCCACACGTGATCTGCGTCACGGCATCGGCATGGAGGGAGGCAGCCTCGCCCTTCAACATCTCTTGCAGCGCCGCGGGCGAGTAGTTGGTCCGGTACATCCCGCTGGTGCAGGTCGCCGCGGATACCTCTCCCAGGACGGTATACGGCCGGCCCTGCAGGTCCTTCGGCTCGACGATGGCCACGTTCGCCGCGCGCCTGCGCAGCTCCGGATCCCTCAGGGCCTTCGAGCCAGTGCAGCCCTGCCCCAACCCCGCAATCGCAACCACACAGAGCAGCTTCTGGACACCCACCTTCATTGTTCCTCCCGCCGGAAAATTGGCTTCAGTCTTCCTTCTTGTCGTGGGCTTCGCGCAACACCTTGCTCGCGCCAGGCTTCGGCGCTGGCTCCTCTGCCATCACCCCCAGTTCCAGCGTGCTGGGCTTGTACCGAGCGGCTACCTGGGTCAGCGCTTCCTCGATGTCCCGCCGCGAGGCTGCCCGCACTTCCACGTTGTAGCCAGTGAAGAACCGCACCTCGTTGATGGCATCGACATTGGCTGGGTCGCTCATGGCCACCACCAGGGTGGTGCCAACCCTGTCCAGCGCGATCAGGTGGTGCTTCTCCGCCAACTCCCATGGCACCAGCCGGGCGATGTCCCGGTCTGGGATGGGGAGGCCTCCCGGAGCGTCGCTCGGTGAGGTGACCCATCCCGGCACCGCGACGCAGTGGCCCTCTCGCGCGTGTCGGGCGGCGTCCAGCTTGCTCTCGCACAGGTACACGTGCTTCTGGCACGCGTCACACAAGCGCACCCCGGCCTCGGCGGTTTCCCTCAAGGCGTCCCACTGCTTCGGGCACTTGAACTGGAAGCGCACCTCGCAGTTCTGGATGGGCTTCTCGGCCATGTGTGGCTCCTGCGCTTGGAAGGCGCGCGGAGCTTCAACATAGCACCGCCCTACATACCCAACTCATCAGGCCTTACAGTGTCCACCCTCCGCATCGCTGCCCCCAGAGGACCGCATGAAGCACATTCACGGCTACATCGAGCGCTGGGAGCACCGACTCGCCCAGCACGAGTTCTTCACCCGGATGAACTTCGGCAACACGCTGG encodes:
- a CDS encoding serine/threonine-protein kinase, whose product is MTIPAGPRSPHLGEVLGRWKLIDRAGRGGFGVVFKAQLTAEPCTVAALKLAREPMDARFEREAKLLDAARSPHLPRLLDKGEWLSPDGQSYPYLVMQWVEGLPLYAVPKVRSFTNASAARALAHVAHALAELHRLEGVHRDVKGDNVLVQADGTAVLVDLGAAWHVGARPLTDTVIPPGTEAYRSPELLRFRRQFRRTPEAHYLSQPADDLYALGVMAYRLVTGRYPGPITDPDTSSAEPPRFLPPGEVATVTVELERLILQMLSEDSGKRGTAVELALALERAAASAGAARLMERPCMRETQKTARPGPRSRHALPAWLAWVGSSALGAALTLAVWTLGTAPRKRERAEEEAPPRADMSDERMTGLADAGVEEIHASTAALPNAGVPTYAIGLPMPKKPLPGQRRPPCGPGLVTLNDGCWAGPIEGERPPCGQGMFDYQDRCYVAVLVPQRQPASEQP
- the rcsF gene encoding Rcs stress response system protein RcsF, producing the protein MKVGVQKLLCVVAIAGLGQGCTGSKALRDPELRRRAANVAIVEPKDLQGRPYTVLGEVSAATCTSGMYRTNYSPAALQEMLKGEAASLHADAVTQITCGEGGVRMECWTSYECRGDAIRWEPETAGTQPAPAEASSTEESTAPRDGT